In one window of Spirochaetaceae bacterium DNA:
- a CDS encoding sulfatase has translation MNVVCICLDTFRADIVGEGRRYSHAQTPNLDEFAAGSVRFTRAFGECQPTLQIRRGLFTGQRSFPFRYHHDRRGLWPHLPGWHKIPPGQETLAEVLLARGYLTALIADTYHMFKPTVNFSRGFAHLDFVRGQETDNWKSGDPRLIEEQLRRHVREPIDWPRHASLVNYLLNQRHRTSEDDYSCARVFRAACDWLQDNHTMAPFFLWIDSFDPHEPFDPPKAYADLYCPGYDGKDFIVPPAVWEGGNPAEEELRRIEALYLGEVTFVDKWVGVLLNKLDELRLFDDTLVIFLTDHGTQLRDRGGFGKSAKQLHPFNTQLNLCVRHPGGPADRDVTALVQNHDLMPTILSLLEIPCGWTDGEDLWPLVTGEKAAIRERIITGWAEMGTVGGARGRASVRDDRWNYCTAVGYEDEEGDELFDLSRDPEERRNVAAEHPGVVAGCRAELEGLIGQPLPGTMVEHTGTRVGPMVEWLNRKLREM, from the coding sequence ATGAACGTCGTATGCATCTGCCTCGACACCTTTCGTGCCGACATCGTCGGCGAAGGCAGGCGTTACAGCCACGCGCAAACACCCAATCTCGATGAGTTCGCCGCCGGCAGCGTCCGGTTCACGCGCGCTTTCGGCGAGTGCCAGCCCACCCTGCAGATACGGCGCGGACTGTTCACCGGCCAGCGCAGCTTCCCGTTCCGCTACCACCACGACCGCCGCGGACTGTGGCCCCACCTGCCCGGGTGGCACAAGATCCCGCCCGGCCAGGAAACCCTCGCCGAGGTGCTGCTCGCGCGTGGCTACCTCACCGCGCTGATCGCCGACACCTATCACATGTTCAAGCCGACGGTGAACTTCTCGCGCGGCTTCGCCCACCTCGACTTTGTCCGCGGGCAGGAAACGGACAACTGGAAGAGCGGCGACCCGCGGCTGATCGAGGAGCAACTGCGCCGCCACGTGCGCGAGCCGATCGACTGGCCGCGCCACGCATCCCTGGTCAACTACCTGCTCAACCAGCGTCACCGCACGTCGGAGGATGACTACAGTTGCGCGCGCGTGTTCCGCGCCGCGTGCGACTGGCTGCAGGACAACCACACCATGGCGCCGTTCTTCCTGTGGATCGACAGCTTCGACCCGCACGAGCCGTTCGATCCCCCCAAGGCATACGCCGACCTCTACTGCCCCGGCTACGACGGCAAGGACTTCATCGTGCCGCCGGCGGTATGGGAAGGCGGCAACCCCGCCGAGGAAGAGCTGCGCCGCATCGAGGCGCTCTACCTGGGCGAGGTCACGTTCGTGGACAAGTGGGTGGGCGTGCTGCTGAACAAGCTCGACGAGTTGCGGCTGTTCGACGACACGCTGGTGATCTTCCTGACCGACCACGGCACGCAGCTTCGCGACCGGGGCGGCTTCGGCAAGTCGGCGAAACAACTGCATCCGTTCAATACCCAGTTGAACCTGTGCGTGCGCCATCCCGGCGGGCCGGCGGACCGCGACGTCACCGCGCTGGTGCAGAACCACGACCTGATGCCGACCATCCTGTCGCTGCTGGAGATCCCCTGCGGCTGGACCGACGGCGAGGACCTGTGGCCGCTGGTGACCGGCGAGAAGGCCGCGATCCGGGAACGGATCATCACCGGCTGGGCCGAGATGGGGACCGTCGGAGGTGCGCGCGGTCGGGCGAGCGTGCGCGACGACCGCTGGAACTACTGCACGGCGGTCGGCTACGAGGACGAGGAGGGCGACGAGCTGTTCGACCTGAGCCGCGACCCGGAGGAGCGCCGCAACGTCGCCGCCGAGCACCCCGGAGTGGTCGCCGGCTGCCGCGCCGAACTTGAAGGTCTGATCGGCCAGCCGCTGCCCGGCACCATGGTCGAGCACACCGGCACGCGGGTGGGGCCGATGGTCGAATGGCTGAACCGCAAGCTGCGCGAGATGTAG
- a CDS encoding phytanoyl-CoA dioxygenase family protein, producing MATDTLVSATTNGAAVGTGPLTQAAVAFYHEHGYLRIEQVFTPAESQAQADDLDRLAREWATVDKRWSGPWRKVYMDEETEKKASLEAMHELHCYSQPWLAAVTNPKLVACLVQLLGPDIELHHSVMHNKPPGGQPFPMHQDHPFYPHDDGRYADVLVHLDDTCHDNGEIRFLAGSHKQGPLPHITGTDEEPSAPHLPTDRYRLADSVAVPARRGDVVVFSYYTVHGSYINATDRTRRMVRVGYRHPHNGQSNGRNTGVSNLMVAGYRERRGEEPLLS from the coding sequence ATGGCAACGGATACGCTGGTCAGCGCGACCACGAATGGCGCCGCCGTCGGTACCGGACCGCTGACCCAGGCGGCCGTGGCGTTCTACCACGAGCACGGCTATCTGCGGATCGAACAGGTGTTCACGCCCGCCGAGAGCCAGGCGCAGGCGGACGACCTCGACCGGCTGGCGCGCGAGTGGGCGACCGTGGACAAGCGCTGGAGCGGCCCCTGGCGCAAGGTCTACATGGACGAGGAGACCGAGAAGAAGGCGAGCCTGGAGGCGATGCACGAGTTGCACTGCTACTCGCAGCCGTGGCTGGCGGCGGTGACCAATCCGAAGCTGGTGGCGTGCCTGGTGCAGCTCCTGGGGCCCGACATCGAGCTGCACCACTCGGTGATGCACAACAAGCCGCCCGGAGGCCAGCCGTTTCCGATGCACCAGGACCACCCATTCTACCCGCACGACGACGGCCGCTACGCCGACGTGCTGGTGCACCTGGACGACACCTGCCACGACAACGGCGAGATCCGCTTCCTGGCCGGCTCGCACAAGCAGGGGCCGCTGCCGCACATCACGGGCACCGACGAGGAGCCGTCGGCGCCGCACCTGCCCACCGACCGGTACCGGCTCGCCGACTCGGTCGCGGTGCCCGCCAGGCGCGGCGACGTGGTGGTGTTCAGCTACTACACCGTGCACGGCTCCTACATCAACGCCACCGACCGCACCCGGCGCATGGTGCGGGTCGGCTACCGGCACCCGCACAACGGCCAGAGCAACGGCAGAAACACCGGGGTCTCCAACCTCATGGTGGCCGGCTACCGCGAGCGCCGCGGCGAGGAACCGCTGCTGTCGTAA